Sequence from the Streptomyces kaniharaensis genome:
AGACGGTGACGTGGATATGCCGGACGGTCGGTTTCGGCGGGGCTTGGACCGGGACAGGACCGCGCCGGTCGACGCCCCGCCGTCTGGGCGAGAGCTCGGGCGGCCCGTGCGGGTGACGCCGGCCGCTGCGGACGGCCCCTGGCCCGGGGTGCCCGCGGCCGGCGGCGTCCGTGACTGTGGTGAGCCGGCGTGCGGGCCGGCCGGCGGGAGGATGCATGGGAGAGGGAGAGCCGGGCCCCGCCCTTCCGGCGCGGGCCGCGGCGGGCTGGTCGAAGCTGCCGCGCCGCAGGCGCGTGGCCATGCTGTCGCGTGTGGTCGTCGAGACGGCGCTGGCGCTGACCGGCCTGCTGGTGCTCTACGCCGTCGTGCCGTTGCGGGGCTTCGGCTCGGTGTCGGCCGTGCTCGGCCTGCTCGGTTCGGTCCTGGGCGCGGGGTTGATGGTGGCCTGGCAGGCCCGCCAGCTGCTGCGCTCCCCGTTCCCCATGCTCCGGGTGGTCCGTGCGCTGACCATGTCGGTGAGCCTGTTCCTGGTGCTCTTCGCCAGCTCCTACGCCTCCGAGTCGCTGGCCGGTCCTGGCGACTTCTCCCAGCCGCTCACCCGGGTCGACGCCCTCTACTTCGCGATCACGGTGTTCACGACCGTCGGCTTCGGCGACATCACACCGGTCAGCGAGACGGCGCGGATCGTGGTGAGCGTCCAGATGCTGCTGGACCTCGTGGTGATCGGCGTGGTGATCAAGCTGTTGCTCGGCGTGGCGAGGAAGCGGTTGTCGGAGCAGGAGGGCTGAAGCCGGATCGAAGGTCGCTGGGCCGTGCCGGCTGCCGGCGGACATGCACCCGGGGCGGATGCGCGGT
This genomic interval carries:
- a CDS encoding potassium channel family protein; the encoded protein is MGEGEPGPALPARAAAGWSKLPRRRRVAMLSRVVVETALALTGLLVLYAVVPLRGFGSVSAVLGLLGSVLGAGLMVAWQARQLLRSPFPMLRVVRALTMSVSLFLVLFASSYASESLAGPGDFSQPLTRVDALYFAITVFTTVGFGDITPVSETARIVVSVQMLLDLVVIGVVIKLLLGVARKRLSEQEG